The sequence below is a genomic window from Sorangiineae bacterium MSr12523.
GTCGATCAGCATGGGCGCCACCGTCGAATCCGGCGGGTGAGCGATCATCTGCTTGTCGTAGTTCGCCCCCTCGAACTCCCGCTCCGCAATGAACACCGCGCTGTTTCGCGCCTCGAGGCGCTTGTTCATCTCCCTGACCATCTCCACGGTGATTGTCGGCATGACCCCTCCTGACCGGCGCTTGGGTGCGCGCGGAAACGACCATGGTAACGCGAAGGTCTAGGGGCTTGTCTCCCGGAAAGATGTCGTCACGACGCCACGATTGGTTGCCTTAGCATCGACTCGGCCAGAGCTCAGGCGTGCCTCGATGCCCGCCCGGGCCCCCGGCAGGAGCGTCCCGCGTGGAATGCCGGGACGCTCCTCCTCCCCATTCACACGCTCCTAAGCGGCAAGATCCCCGCAGAATACGTGGGTTTCGAACCCGCGACGGTCAATTCCAAAGCCACCGCTCGTTGTCGCCGTCGTTGCAGGGACGCGTATAGAGATCGCCCCCGTGCGTATCGAGGCACTTTCCCGTGGCTTGATTGGAGAACCGCCGCGTGCCATTCCCGTAGACGTTCATGTACCAGCTTTGCAGCTGATCGTCTTTGTTGCACGGCGCCGTATAGGCATCGTTGTCGTAATTGGGACCGCCGTGGGTGGCGAGGCAGCGACCGGTTGCGATGTTTTTGATCTCGTACGTATTGTCCCTCCACGGGTGGATATTCCAGATTTGATAATTGCCGCCGTTGCAGCCGAGCGTGTACGCAGAGCCTGCAGAGTTGCTATCCATGCATTGCGACGTGGCAAGATTGATGAAGCGGCGCACTTCGTCCGGGAGCAGCTCGGAGCTCGTTTCCTTCGAATCGATTTCCGATTCGGCGTCCGTCGTAGCAGCACAGCCCATGGACGCAGCACAAAGCACGACCGTAAAGAGCGAGGAAATGAACGTGGACTTCATTTACAACCTCCAATGATTGGCGAATAAGCAGCAACCTCGACGCGCGTCGAGGAGTATCCCGTCATTTAATACAAATCACTCGAATGACAAGCATCCAATCTGCCGGCATCACAATTTTTCGAAGTGTAAACTATTCGTGGATTTCGACCAGGCGACTCCGCACCTCCGCGCATCGAGCGCCAAATTGGCGCAGTCATAAGCGGATAGGACTCGAGCAAATAGCCATTATGACACTCGATTTGCCCGTATCGATGCGTCGGTTCAGGACGACGTGAACGTCACTTCCCCGGGTCGCTTCCCCGGGTCACGCCTTGCAGAATGAGCTCGACGGTGTGCTCCGAGAAGCGCTCCACGAGCGCATCGTCGAACGCCTCTCCGGTGGTCGGAAATAGCGCGCGCGCCGTGAAGAGGAACTCGCACATTCCCAGGAGCGAAAAGAAGAACAGCGTCGCATCCACCTTGCGGAATTTCCGGAGCCGCGCGCCCCTCGCAAAGAGATCCCGGTAAAAGGCCAGCGCAGGCTCGGCAAAGAGCGTTGCCGCGCGAACGACGCGTCGATCACGACTGTGGCTGCGCTCGAAGAGTTGGCGCACGTAGGGAAAGCGGACGAAGTTTTTCACCATCGCCCGCACGTGAACGCGAAGCATCTGCTCGGGCTCGAGCCCCTGTGCCGCGAGCCGTTCGAGCTCTCCCACGATGCCTTGAACCGCGCGTTCCACCAGGGCCTCGAACAACTGCGCCTTGCCCCCGAAGCAGTAGCTCACCATGGCCACCTGAACGCCGGCCCGCTCGCAGATCTGGCTCACCGACGGTTCGGTGCCACCGTGTTCGAAAAGAAGCTCGTGGGCCGCCTGAAGCAGCTTTTCCCGCGTGAGGGCCGCCCCGGTCAGCTCCGCGGGGGCTTGCGGCAGCTGCGGTGCGCGCGGCGACCGCGAAGGATGCGGCGCGCGGGCGGGTCGGCGACGGGAAGCGGTACTGGTCACGTCCCCTCAGCTTGCCACGCGGATGGCCCTTGTGTCGATTGAATGTTCGTGCAAATGATTTGAATGAGCCATCAATAGACTGCCCGAGGGAGATCTCATGCTGTTTACCGAGGAGCATCATCAGATCCGGAGAACGGTTCGCAAGTTCGTCGAGGAGGAGATCAATCCCCACGTCGAGGAATGGGAAAACGCGGAATCGTTCCCCGCGCACGAGCTCTTCAAAAAAGCGGGC
It includes:
- a CDS encoding RICIN domain-containing protein, translating into MKSTFISSLFTVVLCAASMGCAATTDAESEIDSKETSSELLPDEVRRFINLATSQCMDSNSAGSAYTLGCNGGNYQIWNIHPWRDNTYEIKNIATGRCLATHGGPNYDNDAYTAPCNKDDQLQSWYMNVYGNGTRRFSNQATGKCLDTHGGDLYTRPCNDGDNERWLWN
- a CDS encoding TetR family transcriptional regulator, which encodes MTSTASRRRPARAPHPSRSPRAPQLPQAPAELTGAALTREKLLQAAHELLFEHGGTEPSVSQICERAGVQVAMVSYCFGGKAQLFEALVERAVQGIVGELERLAAQGLEPEQMLRVHVRAMVKNFVRFPYVRQLFERSHSRDRRVVRAATLFAEPALAFYRDLFARGARLRKFRKVDATLFFFSLLGMCEFLFTARALFPTTGEAFDDALVERFSEHTVELILQGVTRGSDPGK